A part of Streptomyces sp. NBC_01210 genomic DNA contains:
- a CDS encoding ATP/GTP-binding protein: MSPRRNRPRGGEKPTEQTSEPGERYGGLGRSESWQGEEWSVRHVAGASAAGKRYRCPGCDQEIPSGMPHVVAWPEHGGVDDRRHWHKACWNAKDRRTTRVQRSRNAPKY, encoded by the coding sequence GTGTCCCCGCGCCGCAACCGCCCCCGAGGCGGCGAGAAGCCGACCGAGCAAACCAGCGAGCCGGGCGAGAGGTACGGCGGCCTCGGGCGGAGCGAGTCCTGGCAGGGCGAGGAGTGGTCGGTGCGCCATGTGGCCGGCGCAAGTGCCGCGGGCAAGCGGTACCGCTGCCCCGGCTGCGATCAGGAGATCCCGTCCGGGATGCCGCATGTGGTTGCCTGGCCCGAGCACGGCGGCGTCGACGACCGGCGGCACTGGCACAAGGCGTGCTGGAACGCGAAGGACCGCCGCACCACGCGGGTGCAGCGGTCCCGTAACGCGCCGAAGTACTGA
- a CDS encoding response regulator transcription factor, translating into MTIRVLVAEDQSAVRAGLVLILRSAPDIEVVGEAADGEEAVRLARELRPDLVLMDVQMPRLDGVSATRLVVAEQLADVLVLTTFDLDEYVFGALRAGAAGFLLKNTEANDLLEAVRTVARGEGLIAPAVTRRLIAEFATPQPVRSADAPDPAILDPLTRREREVLSCIGEGMSNAEIAGRLGMAEATVKTHVSRLLGKLALRSRVQAAVLAQELGI; encoded by the coding sequence ATGACGATCCGGGTACTGGTCGCGGAGGACCAGAGCGCCGTACGCGCCGGGCTGGTCCTCATCCTGCGCAGCGCGCCGGACATCGAGGTGGTCGGTGAGGCGGCGGACGGCGAGGAAGCGGTACGGCTCGCCCGCGAACTGCGCCCGGATCTCGTACTGATGGATGTCCAGATGCCGCGGCTTGACGGGGTGTCGGCGACCCGGCTGGTGGTCGCCGAGCAGCTTGCCGACGTCCTCGTGCTGACCACGTTCGATCTGGACGAGTATGTCTTCGGGGCGCTTCGAGCGGGGGCCGCGGGCTTTCTGCTGAAGAACACCGAGGCCAACGACCTTCTCGAGGCGGTGCGCACAGTGGCGCGCGGCGAGGGGCTCATCGCGCCGGCCGTCACCCGCCGGCTGATCGCGGAGTTCGCGACGCCTCAGCCCGTACGATCCGCGGACGCGCCCGACCCCGCGATCCTCGACCCACTCACCAGACGCGAGCGCGAGGTGCTTTCATGCATCGGTGAGGGGATGTCGAACGCCGAGATCGCGGGCCGGCTCGGCATGGCGGAGGCCACGGTGAAGACCCATGTGAGCCGGCTGCTGGGCAAGCTGGCGCTGCGCAGCCGGGTCCAAGCGGCCGTACTGGCACAGGAGTTGGGCATCTGA
- a CDS encoding ATP-binding protein, giving the protein MDNDTFGEGAGQARTPRDASTPDFGQSAPTLARTVQLVSGDFLLTVNPVDGSEIEPCPPGERPASPARHTAAERTELQRAAQPPLPAGPPAPRLPLLERDEERRRLVRLLGRGRSVRLTGPAGSGRSALLDTVAEECADLAPDGVVRLSGHNRTPTELLYALYAVVHKAPRHRPDQAGLLERVRDIGAIVLLDDLEFGGAALGELLDAAPECAFLVAATPDVAAPAADSHLEEVFLGGLGRSASLELLQRAVERPLTEDEANWAGDLWFESEGLPLRFVQAGALLRQCDALRADPEDFDPYTPAERVEGGDVPLPSLAEGAAPAALLASRLSKSARQTLRFAVALGGEVPHQAHLPALVGDTHADAAIGELMSCGLLTPVGARYRLAAGVIAQLTEKGYASDAAAHAHTAAQHYAWWAGHPSVTPERAVAEADAVLAALTALVPGQESGHPSTAVLLARSAAPAFAAGQHWSAWERALRVGSEAARLAGEVAEEAYFHHELGVLALCNGSLERARAELEASIGMRGALADKRGTVAGRRALALVADRAGGPVPGGRTPAGEEVPAARYEESASPPGGVPAAVPLSRLGQVSGPGSVGLRKSADEPAATVSRRERPAGGTWPGRGRSLLGGARRNLVAAGAGALLAAVLGTVVTLGATSDNNDAPGNKVRNGQSANEDDSQNGLDADEPADGSTKSPGGGGGDPKDPDKVTPGATSSSGAQSTPGGKPSSSSATPEGRPSTSGKPPTRPTTKPTPSSSSHPTPSPSSPSSTPSTTPSTTPTPTPSTPDSASAPVTNSSAPGSSASSEPSGSTAGSPVI; this is encoded by the coding sequence ATGGACAACGACACTTTCGGCGAGGGCGCGGGCCAGGCCCGCACGCCGCGCGACGCCAGCACGCCGGACTTCGGACAGTCCGCGCCGACGCTCGCCCGTACCGTCCAACTCGTCTCGGGCGACTTTCTGCTCACCGTCAATCCCGTCGACGGCAGCGAGATCGAGCCCTGCCCGCCGGGTGAGCGGCCCGCGTCGCCGGCCCGGCACACCGCCGCCGAACGCACCGAGCTGCAGCGCGCGGCGCAGCCGCCCCTACCGGCAGGGCCTCCCGCCCCGCGGCTCCCGTTGCTGGAGCGCGACGAGGAGCGCCGGCGGCTGGTACGGCTGCTGGGCCGCGGCCGCTCGGTGCGGCTCACCGGCCCCGCGGGCTCCGGACGCAGCGCACTGCTCGACACCGTCGCGGAGGAGTGTGCGGATCTCGCGCCCGACGGCGTCGTACGCCTCAGCGGCCACAACCGCACCCCCACCGAGCTGCTGTACGCGCTCTACGCCGTCGTCCACAAGGCTCCTCGGCACCGGCCCGACCAGGCCGGGCTGCTCGAGCGTGTCCGTGACATCGGTGCGATCGTCCTCCTCGACGACCTGGAGTTCGGTGGCGCCGCGCTCGGCGAGCTGCTGGACGCCGCACCCGAATGCGCCTTCCTGGTCGCCGCCACACCCGACGTCGCCGCGCCCGCCGCGGACTCACACCTCGAAGAGGTCTTCCTCGGCGGTCTCGGCCGCAGCGCCTCGCTGGAGCTGCTGCAGCGCGCCGTGGAACGGCCGCTCACCGAGGACGAGGCGAACTGGGCGGGCGACCTCTGGTTCGAGTCCGAGGGCCTGCCGCTGCGCTTCGTACAGGCGGGCGCGCTGCTGCGGCAGTGCGACGCCCTGCGTGCCGACCCGGAGGACTTCGACCCGTACACGCCCGCCGAGCGCGTCGAGGGGGGCGACGTACCGCTGCCGAGCCTGGCGGAGGGTGCCGCGCCCGCCGCGCTGCTCGCCTCCCGGCTGAGCAAGTCCGCCCGCCAGACCCTGCGTTTCGCCGTCGCACTCGGCGGCGAGGTCCCGCACCAGGCGCACCTGCCGGCACTTGTCGGGGACACACACGCGGACGCCGCCATCGGCGAGCTGATGAGCTGCGGGCTGCTCACCCCGGTGGGCGCGCGCTACCGGCTGGCGGCCGGTGTGATCGCGCAGCTGACGGAGAAGGGTTACGCGAGTGACGCGGCGGCTCACGCCCACACCGCCGCCCAGCACTACGCCTGGTGGGCCGGGCATCCCTCGGTGACGCCCGAGCGGGCCGTGGCCGAGGCGGACGCCGTACTCGCGGCGCTGACCGCGCTCGTGCCCGGCCAGGAGTCCGGACACCCCAGCACGGCCGTGCTGCTGGCCCGCAGCGCCGCGCCCGCCTTCGCGGCCGGGCAGCACTGGAGCGCCTGGGAGCGGGCCCTGCGGGTCGGCTCGGAAGCGGCCCGGCTGGCGGGTGAAGTGGCCGAAGAGGCGTACTTCCACCATGAACTGGGCGTTCTGGCGCTCTGCAACGGCAGCCTGGAGCGGGCGCGCGCCGAGCTGGAGGCCTCGATCGGCATGCGCGGGGCGCTCGCCGACAAGCGCGGCACCGTCGCGGGTCGCAGGGCGCTGGCGCTTGTTGCGGACCGCGCGGGCGGCCCGGTGCCCGGCGGACGCACCCCGGCGGGCGAGGAGGTGCCGGCCGCGCGCTACGAGGAGTCGGCGTCGCCGCCCGGAGGCGTACCGGCAGCCGTGCCGCTCTCGCGGCTGGGACAGGTCTCGGGACCGGGTTCTGTGGGTCTGCGGAAGTCCGCGGACGAGCCTGCGGCGACTGTGTCGCGGCGCGAGAGGCCCGCGGGCGGCACATGGCCGGGCCGCGGCCGTTCGCTCCTCGGCGGTGCCCGGCGCAACCTCGTTGCCGCGGGGGCGGGCGCGCTGCTCGCCGCCGTGCTCGGCACGGTGGTGACGCTCGGCGCGACCTCCGACAACAACGATGCCCCTGGCAACAAGGTCAGGAACGGCCAGTCCGCGAACGAGGACGACTCGCAGAACGGCCTGGACGCGGACGAGCCGGCCGACGGCTCCACCAAGAGCCCCGGCGGCGGGGGCGGCGACCCGAAGGACCCGGACAAGGTGACGCCGGGCGCGACCTCTTCATCGGGTGCGCAGTCCACGCCGGGCGGGAAGCCGTCGTCGAGTTCGGCGACGCCGGAGGGCAGGCCGTCGACGTCGGGCAAGCCCCCGACGAGGCCGACGACGAAGCCGACCCCTTCATCGTCGAGCCACCCCACTCCGTCCCCCTCCTCGCCTTCGAGCACGCCGTCCACTACTCCGTCCACCACGCCGACGCCCACCCCGTCGACACCGGACTCGGCCAGCGCCCCCGTCACGAACAGCAGCGCCCCCGGGTCGTCCGCGTCGTCCGAACCGTCCGGCTCCACCGCCGGCTCGCCGGTGATCTGA
- a CDS encoding LLM class flavin-dependent oxidoreductase → MRVGTFVLAAQFPGQGQGEALHRAVRSAEVAEESGLDSVWLAEHHFVSYGVCPSAVTLAALLLGRTRRIRVGTAVSVLPSAHPVALGEQAALLHLTTGGRFSLGVGRGGPWVDLEVFGSGLDAYEKGFPESLDLLLRWLREPRVATNGERFTFREVPVVPRPDELIGGPPEGPEVIVACTSPKSVQLAAERGLPMLLGMHCDDEEKAEMVALWRTHALAAGRSPEEVEDAGHVSAGVAQIADRRAEATETLVKAMPGWLKQGLDAHVTVDGRRRAMRDPVGYTELLCGLHPVGPPRLAADRIAATAERTGITRFALLAEGSGDLAATEENVRRLGTEVLSLLV, encoded by the coding sequence ATGCGCGTGGGAACGTTTGTACTGGCGGCCCAATTCCCGGGCCAGGGGCAGGGGGAGGCACTGCACCGGGCCGTGCGGTCCGCCGAGGTCGCGGAGGAGTCCGGCCTGGATTCCGTCTGGTTGGCCGAGCACCATTTCGTGTCGTACGGCGTGTGCCCCTCGGCCGTGACACTCGCCGCGCTGCTGCTCGGCCGCACCCGGCGGATCCGGGTCGGCACTGCGGTGAGCGTGCTGCCGAGCGCCCATCCGGTGGCGCTGGGTGAGCAGGCGGCACTGCTGCACCTCACCACCGGCGGGAGATTCTCCCTCGGGGTGGGAAGGGGCGGGCCCTGGGTCGATCTGGAGGTCTTCGGCTCGGGCCTGGACGCGTACGAGAAGGGCTTTCCCGAATCCCTGGACCTGCTGCTGCGCTGGCTGCGCGAGCCCCGGGTCGCCACCAACGGGGAACGATTCACCTTCCGTGAAGTCCCGGTCGTCCCCAGGCCGGACGAGCTGATCGGCGGCCCGCCCGAGGGCCCCGAAGTGATCGTCGCCTGTACGTCCCCCAAGAGCGTGCAGCTCGCCGCCGAACGCGGGCTGCCGATGCTGCTCGGGATGCACTGCGACGACGAGGAGAAGGCGGAGATGGTCGCCCTCTGGCGTACGCACGCGCTCGCCGCGGGCCGCTCTCCCGAGGAGGTCGAGGACGCCGGACACGTGTCGGCCGGAGTGGCCCAGATCGCGGACCGCCGGGCCGAGGCCACGGAGACTCTGGTGAAGGCGATGCCCGGCTGGCTCAAACAGGGGCTGGACGCCCATGTGACCGTCGACGGCCGGCGCCGCGCGATGCGGGACCCCGTGGGATACACGGAACTGCTGTGCGGGCTGCACCCGGTGGGTCCGCCACGACTCGCGGCGGACCGGATCGCGGCCACCGCCGAACGTACCGGCATCACGCGCTTCGCGCTGCTGGCCGAGGGCTCGGGCGATCTGGCGGCCACGGAGGAGAATGTGCGGCGTCTTGGCACAGAGGTCCTGTCGCTGCTTGTCTGA
- a CDS encoding STAS domain-containing protein, with protein MHIRGDHAELVVGGRLDVRSAADARTVLHSAVDSGAGDLVLDLTDLDSWDATGLGVIMGAHRRAGRCGRRLVLRGVPPQMQRLLVATRLHRILAIEGGIAAETLPRV; from the coding sequence ATGCACATCAGGGGCGACCACGCCGAGCTGGTCGTCGGGGGCCGCCTCGACGTCCGCAGCGCGGCGGACGCCCGTACGGTCCTGCACTCGGCCGTCGACAGCGGAGCCGGCGACCTGGTGCTCGACCTGACCGATCTCGACTCCTGGGACGCCACCGGGCTCGGGGTCATCATGGGCGCACACCGCCGGGCCGGCCGGTGCGGCCGCCGACTGGTGCTGCGCGGAGTCCCCCCGCAGATGCAGCGACTACTGGTGGCCACCCGGCTGCATCGCATCCTTGCCATCGAAGGCGGCATCGCGGCCGAAACGCTTCCTCGGGTGTGA
- a CDS encoding 3-hydroxyacyl-CoA dehydrogenase family protein — protein sequence MARKLAVIGAGLMGSGIAQVSAQAGWEVVLRDVTDAALTRGRDGIKASYDKFVSKGKLEAADADAALARITTTTDLDAVADADIVVEAVFEKLEIKHEIFRTLDKLVRDDAVLASNTSAIPITKIAAVTERPERVVGAHFFSPVPMMQLCELVRGYKTSDETLATTREFAESVGKTCIVVNRDVAGFVTTRLISALIVEAAKLYESGVASAEDIDIACKLGFGHAMGPLATADLTGVDILLHATSNIYTESQDEKFAPPELMRRMVDAGDIGRKSGQGFYKH from the coding sequence GTGGCCAGGAAGCTCGCCGTCATCGGGGCCGGACTCATGGGGTCCGGTATCGCGCAGGTCTCGGCCCAGGCGGGCTGGGAGGTCGTGCTGCGTGATGTCACCGACGCGGCCCTGACCCGCGGCAGGGACGGCATCAAGGCCTCGTACGACAAGTTCGTCTCCAAGGGCAAGCTGGAAGCGGCCGACGCCGACGCGGCGTTGGCGCGTATCACGACCACCACCGACCTGGATGCCGTCGCCGACGCGGACATCGTCGTCGAGGCGGTCTTCGAGAAGCTCGAGATCAAGCACGAGATCTTCCGTACGCTCGACAAGCTCGTACGGGACGACGCCGTCCTCGCCTCCAACACCTCCGCCATCCCGATCACGAAGATCGCGGCAGTGACGGAGCGTCCGGAGCGGGTCGTCGGCGCGCACTTCTTCTCGCCCGTCCCGATGATGCAGCTGTGCGAACTGGTGCGCGGCTACAAGACCAGCGACGAAACGCTCGCCACCACGCGGGAGTTCGCCGAGTCGGTCGGCAAGACCTGCATCGTCGTCAACCGCGATGTCGCAGGCTTCGTCACGACGCGCCTGATCTCGGCGCTCATCGTCGAGGCCGCGAAGCTGTACGAATCGGGCGTAGCGTCCGCCGAGGACATCGACATCGCCTGCAAGTTGGGCTTCGGCCACGCCATGGGGCCGCTCGCCACCGCCGACCTCACCGGCGTGGACATCCTGCTGCACGCCACGAGCAACATCTACACCGAGTCCCAGGACGAGAAGTTCGCGCCGCCGGAGCTGATGCGCCGGATGGTGGATGCCGGTGACATCGGCCGCAAGAGCGGGCAGGGCTTCTACAAGCACTGA
- a CDS encoding cob(I)yrinic acid a,c-diamide adenosyltransferase, with the protein MVNLTRIYTRTGDQGTTALGDMSRTVKTDLRIAAYADANEANAALGTAIALGQLDAEVVQVLVRVQNDLFDVGADLCTPVVEEPEYPPLRVEQFYIDKLEADCDRFNEELEKLRSFILPGGTRGAALLHQACTVVRRAERSTWAALEVHGDIMNPLTATYLNRLSDLLFILARTANKEVGDVLWVPGGER; encoded by the coding sequence ATGGTCAACCTCACGCGCATCTACACCCGCACCGGCGACCAGGGCACGACGGCCCTCGGCGATATGAGCCGGACGGTCAAGACCGATCTACGGATCGCGGCGTACGCCGACGCCAACGAGGCCAATGCCGCCCTGGGCACGGCCATCGCGCTGGGACAGCTGGACGCGGAGGTCGTACAGGTCCTTGTCCGCGTCCAGAACGACCTCTTCGACGTGGGCGCGGATTTGTGCACCCCCGTGGTCGAGGAGCCGGAGTATCCGCCGCTGCGGGTCGAGCAGTTCTACATCGACAAGCTGGAGGCGGACTGCGACCGCTTCAACGAGGAGCTGGAGAAGCTGCGCAGCTTCATCCTGCCGGGCGGTACGCGGGGGGCGGCGCTGCTGCACCAGGCCTGCACGGTGGTACGGCGCGCGGAGCGCTCGACCTGGGCGGCGCTGGAGGTGCACGGCGACATCATGAACCCGCTGACGGCCACGTATCTCAACCGCCTCTCCGACCTCCTGTTCATCCTGGCGAGGACCGCGAACAAGGAGGTCGGGGACGTGCTCTGGGTGCCCGGCGGCGAGCGGTAG
- a CDS encoding glycoside hydrolase family 18 chitinase encodes MVGLASPAEAAASATASYVKVSDWGSGFEGKWTVKNTGTTSLGSWTVEWDFPSGTSVTSAWDADVTSSGTHWTAKNKSWNGTLAPGASVSFGFNGAGPGAPSGCKLNGASCDGGSVPGDNPPSAPGTPSASNITDTAVTLSWTAATDDKGIKNYDVLRDGAKVATVTGTTYTSTGLTAGTDYSYTVQARDTADQTGPVSGARAVRTTGGGGDPGPGPGSTVKLGYFTEWGVYGRNYHVKNLVTSGSAAKITHINYAFGNVTGGRCAIGDSYADYDKAYTADQAVDGVADTWDQPLRGNFNQLRKLKAKYPNIKVLWSFGGWTWSGGFGQAAANPAAFAQSCYDLVEDPRWADVFDGIDLDWEYPNACGLSCDTSGAAAFKNVMQAMRAKFGTNNLVTAAVTADASSGGKIDAADYGGAAQYVNWYNVMTYDFFGAWAAQGPTAPHSPLTSYPGIPQAGFNSAEAIAKFKAKGVPSAKLLLGIGFYGRGWTGVTQSAPGGTATGPAPGTYEQGIEDYKVLKNSCPSTGTIAGTAYAKCGSNWWSYDTPATVGSKMSWAKGQGLGGAFFWEFSGDTTNGELVGAINSGLN; translated from the coding sequence ATGGTCGGCCTCGCCTCCCCCGCAGAGGCCGCCGCGTCGGCCACCGCGAGCTACGTCAAGGTCTCCGACTGGGGATCCGGCTTCGAGGGCAAGTGGACGGTGAAGAACACCGGCACCACCTCCCTCGGCTCCTGGACCGTCGAGTGGGACTTCCCCTCCGGCACCTCCGTCACCTCCGCCTGGGACGCCGACGTCACCAGCTCCGGCACCCACTGGACCGCCAAGAACAAGAGCTGGAACGGCACTCTCGCCCCCGGCGCCTCCGTCTCCTTCGGCTTCAACGGCGCGGGCCCCGGCGCCCCCTCCGGCTGCAAGCTCAACGGCGCCTCCTGCGACGGCGGCAGCGTCCCCGGCGACAACCCGCCCTCCGCCCCCGGCACCCCGAGCGCGTCCAACATCACCGACACCGCGGTGACGCTGAGCTGGACCGCCGCCACCGACGACAAGGGCATCAAGAACTACGACGTGCTGCGTGACGGCGCCAAGGTGGCGACGGTGACCGGCACGACGTACACCAGCACCGGGCTCACGGCCGGCACCGACTACTCGTACACCGTCCAGGCGCGTGACACCGCCGACCAGACAGGACCGGTCAGTGGCGCCCGCGCGGTCCGCACCACCGGCGGTGGCGGAGACCCGGGCCCCGGCCCCGGCTCCACGGTCAAGCTCGGCTACTTCACCGAGTGGGGCGTCTACGGACGCAACTACCACGTGAAGAACCTGGTGACCTCCGGCTCCGCCGCCAAGATCACGCACATCAACTACGCCTTCGGGAACGTCACCGGCGGCCGCTGCGCGATCGGTGACTCCTACGCCGACTACGACAAGGCGTACACCGCCGACCAGGCCGTCGACGGCGTCGCCGACACCTGGGACCAGCCGCTGCGCGGCAACTTCAACCAGTTGCGCAAGCTCAAGGCGAAGTACCCGAACATCAAGGTGCTCTGGTCGTTCGGCGGCTGGACCTGGTCCGGCGGCTTCGGCCAGGCCGCGGCCAACCCGGCGGCCTTCGCGCAGTCCTGCTACGACCTGGTCGAGGACCCGCGCTGGGCCGATGTCTTCGACGGTATCGACCTGGACTGGGAGTACCCGAACGCCTGCGGTCTGTCCTGCGACACCAGCGGCGCGGCCGCCTTCAAGAACGTGATGCAGGCGATGCGCGCCAAGTTCGGTACGAACAACCTGGTCACCGCGGCCGTCACCGCGGACGCCTCGTCCGGCGGCAAGATCGACGCGGCCGACTACGGGGGCGCTGCCCAGTACGTCAACTGGTACAACGTGATGACGTACGACTTCTTCGGCGCCTGGGCCGCACAGGGCCCGACCGCCCCGCACTCCCCGCTCACCTCGTACCCGGGCATCCCGCAGGCGGGCTTCAACTCCGCCGAGGCGATCGCCAAGTTCAAGGCGAAGGGCGTGCCGTCGGCCAAGCTGCTGCTGGGCATCGGCTTCTACGGGCGCGGCTGGACCGGAGTGACCCAGAGCGCGCCGGGCGGCACCGCGACAGGACCCGCCCCGGGCACCTATGAACAGGGCATCGAGGACTACAAGGTCCTCAAGAACAGCTGCCCGTCCACCGGAACGATCGCCGGCACGGCGTACGCGAAGTGCGGCAGCAACTGGTGGAGCTACGACACCCCGGCCACCGTCGGCTCGAAGATGAGCTGGGCGAAGGGCCAGGGCCTGGGAGGCGCGTTCTTCTGGGAGTTCAGCGGTGACACCACGAACGGAGAGCTGGTCGGCGCGATCAACAGTGGTCTGAACTAG
- a CDS encoding SCO5389 family protein, translated as MSLDVSPALLEQAERGEVDEAVFVDCVRTSLPFAWEMISSLVAQLKVDGGDFADNQTPPPDEQARGQLLRALASDAIRGALQRHFGVRLAFQNCHRVAVFPLDSSVDERLARFTSVRAQLLNQSPGLRDC; from the coding sequence ATGTCGCTCGACGTCTCACCGGCGCTGTTGGAACAGGCCGAGCGAGGCGAGGTCGACGAAGCTGTCTTCGTCGACTGCGTCCGGACCTCCCTGCCCTTCGCATGGGAGATGATCAGTTCTCTGGTGGCTCAGCTGAAGGTGGACGGCGGCGACTTCGCCGACAACCAGACGCCCCCGCCGGACGAGCAGGCACGTGGTCAGCTGCTGCGCGCACTCGCGAGTGACGCTATTCGCGGTGCTCTGCAGCGGCACTTCGGAGTGCGCCTGGCATTCCAGAACTGCCACCGCGTAGCGGTGTTCCCGCTGGACTCCTCGGTTGACGAGCGGCTCGCCCGCTTCACCTCCGTCCGGGCCCAGTTGCTCAACCAGTCGCCCGGACTCCGCGACTGCTGA
- a CDS encoding sensor histidine kinase — MTALPRPHRDDVLIAVAGFLGGLLLWSLGLDSRGGHGFDPRALALLPLAVMSGAGLLRRTMPNTALTIGCLAMLADPFTAGNVATIALFTDLVYAAVLYGTPAAARRIPAVSMVATAAVTVTALVVFQDAQAVLLGLLFAVVTVAPAWTGVSVRTHRDAAEAARLRAEQTALLAEIDRTQAVTAERARMARELHDMVANHLSAIAIHSTAALSIDDPKTSRDALGVIRENSVDGLAEMRRLIGLLRDSGGGTEPSAVPRLSGVDALLEQARTNGASSGMEFTLTDTRAENFPLPAPVELAAYRIIQESLTNALKHASPGGITVALGRDGQMLTVGVTSPYGDGPGPRAPGSGAGLVGMRERVALLAGTFDSGPVTTADGARIWQVRAELPLDEGNGKA; from the coding sequence GTGACCGCTCTCCCCCGCCCCCACCGCGACGATGTGCTCATCGCCGTGGCCGGCTTCCTCGGCGGCCTGCTGCTCTGGTCGCTGGGCCTGGACAGCCGTGGGGGGCACGGTTTCGACCCGCGCGCGCTCGCGCTGCTGCCGCTCGCGGTGATGAGCGGGGCGGGGCTGCTGCGCCGGACGATGCCGAACACCGCGCTGACGATCGGCTGCCTGGCGATGCTGGCCGACCCGTTCACCGCCGGGAACGTCGCCACGATCGCGCTGTTCACGGACCTGGTGTACGCGGCGGTCCTCTACGGCACTCCGGCCGCCGCTCGCCGTATCCCCGCCGTCTCCATGGTGGCCACCGCCGCCGTCACCGTCACCGCACTTGTCGTCTTCCAGGATGCGCAGGCCGTGCTGCTCGGTCTGCTCTTCGCGGTGGTCACGGTGGCCCCCGCCTGGACCGGCGTGAGCGTACGCACCCACCGTGACGCCGCCGAGGCGGCCCGGCTGCGCGCCGAGCAGACCGCACTGCTCGCCGAGATCGACCGCACCCAGGCGGTGACTGCCGAGCGCGCCCGGATGGCCCGCGAGCTGCACGACATGGTCGCCAATCACCTTTCGGCGATCGCCATCCATTCCACGGCCGCGCTCTCCATCGACGATCCGAAGACCTCCCGCGACGCTCTCGGCGTCATCCGCGAGAACAGCGTCGACGGCCTCGCCGAGATGCGGCGGCTGATCGGGCTGCTGCGGGACAGCGGCGGCGGAACGGAGCCGTCCGCCGTGCCGAGGCTTTCCGGGGTGGACGCGCTGCTGGAGCAGGCACGCACGAACGGCGCCTCCAGCGGGATGGAGTTCACACTCACCGACACCCGCGCGGAGAACTTCCCGCTGCCCGCGCCGGTCGAACTCGCGGCGTACCGCATCATCCAGGAGTCCCTGACCAATGCGCTCAAGCACGCCTCTCCCGGGGGGATCACGGTCGCGCTCGGCCGGGACGGGCAGATGCTGACGGTAGGCGTCACCAGCCCGTACGGGGACGGGCCCGGACCGCGAGCCCCCGGTTCGGGGGCCGGTCTGGTCGGTATGCGCGAGCGCGTGGCGCTGCTGGCGGGGACCTTCGACTCCGGGCCGGTCACCACCGCGGACGGAGCCAGGATCTGGCAGGTACGGGCGGAGCTGCCCCTCGATGAAGGGAACGGGAAGGCATGA
- the nucS gene encoding endonuclease NucS: MRLVIARCSVDYAGRLTAHLPSAPRLILVKADGSVSIHADDRAYKPLNWMSPPCTLKEGDDSVWTVVNKAGEKLIITMEEILHDSSHELGVDPGLIKDGVEAHLQELLADRIETLGKGYSLIRREYPTAIGPVDILCRDSDGATVAVEIKRRGEIDGVEQLTRYLELLNRDPHLAPVKGVFAAQEIKPQARVLATDRGIGCVVLDYNALRGIDDDKLRLF; this comes from the coding sequence ATGCGTCTTGTCATCGCCCGCTGCTCCGTGGACTACGCCGGCCGGCTCACCGCCCACCTGCCCTCCGCCCCCCGTCTGATCCTGGTCAAGGCAGACGGCAGCGTCTCCATCCATGCGGATGACAGGGCGTACAAACCACTGAACTGGATGTCCCCTCCCTGCACTCTGAAGGAGGGCGACGACAGTGTGTGGACCGTCGTGAACAAAGCGGGCGAGAAACTGATCATTACGATGGAGGAAATCCTCCATGACTCGTCGCACGAGCTCGGTGTGGACCCCGGCCTCATCAAGGACGGCGTGGAAGCCCACTTGCAGGAGCTGCTCGCCGACCGCATCGAGACACTGGGCAAGGGCTACAGCCTGATCCGGCGCGAATACCCCACGGCCATCGGCCCGGTGGACATCCTGTGCCGGGACTCGGACGGCGCGACGGTGGCGGTGGAGATCAAGCGGCGCGGTGAGATCGACGGCGTGGAACAGCTCACGCGCTATCTGGAGCTGCTGAACCGGGACCCGCATCTGGCGCCGGTGAAGGGCGTGTTCGCGGCGCAGGAGATCAAACCGCAGGCGCGGGTGCTGGCGACGGACCGCGGGATCGGGTGTGTGGTGCTCGACTACAACGCGCTGCGCGGGATCGACGACGACAAGCTCAGGTTGTTCTGA